In Bacteroidales bacterium, the sequence AATAACTTTGTTGTAAACTTTTATTACTTCGGTGGCATCGGCAATAATTACGTGATGAGCCAAATTCATATCGATAATTCTTTTTGCATTTTCTTCGGAATATTCCACCACAATAACTTTTCCGTAAGGACCAACATTTTTCATTGCCTGGTAGCAGCATAAAATTCCTGATTTACCGCCGCCGCCGATTATACAAACGGTGTCGCTTTCTTTTACAAGCCTGTCGACTTGTGCCGGTGCTCCTGCAACATCAAGAGCCGCCAGAGCTAACTTCTCCGGCATATCATCAGGCAGTTTTGCAAATAATCCCGATTCGAATAAGATAGCCTGCGCCTCAACATCCACTTGGTCGCTGTTGGGATCTAAATTTTTTATTTTGTGAATCTTTAACGGAGTCAAAGACAAAGATACCAGAGTTGCAATTTTGTCGCCGATTTTTATTCGGCGGTTGGGGAAATCTTTTCCGATTTCCTTAACAGTTCCGATAAGCATTCCGCCTGAACCTGTAACAGGGTTTTGCATTTTTCCGCGCTTTTCTACAATGCCTAAAATCATCTCTTTCATCTTTTCGGCATCTTTACTACAAGCATTCTTAATTTGAGTATAACTTGCCGAATCAATATTTAAAGTTTCTACATCAATAAGTAACTCATTGTCGTAGATTTCCATAGTGTTGTCTATTTTCAAAGCGGGTTGTGGTAAAGTGCCCTTAGGTTTTATAACTCTGTGAGTTCCAAATATACATCCTTTATTCATTATGACTATAAATTTAAAATATATTGAAATTGCTGATGTTTTAAAAACCCAAATTATATTGGGGTTAAAAAACGCCTGCAAAGATAAAAAATCTTTAGAAAATTTAATTCGAATTAATTGTTTATATCAAAAATAAATACATACTTTTGCAAATTATTAATCAATAAAAAATTAAAAATTATGAAAGCATCACACGTTTTTGC encodes:
- a CDS encoding L-erythro-3,5-diaminohexanoate dehydrogenase — its product is MNKGCIFGTHRVIKPKGTLPQPALKIDNTMEIYDNELLIDVETLNIDSASYTQIKNACSKDAEKMKEMILGIVEKRGKMQNPVTGSGGMLIGTVKEIGKDFPNRRIKIGDKIATLVSLSLTPLKIHKIKNLDPNSDQVDVEAQAILFESGLFAKLPDDMPEKLALAALDVAGAPAQVDRLVKESDTVCIIGGGGKSGILCCYQAMKNVGPYGKVIVVEYSEENAKRIIDMNLAHHVIIADATEVIKVYNKVIEITGPRGCDVVINNVNVPNTEMTSILITKGQGHLYFFSMATSFTKAALGAEGVGKDINLIVGNGYAKGHDNLTLNILRESKEIRELFEKIYV